The Aneurinibacillus uraniidurans genome segment TCCGAAAGCATCCAGGGAAAGAGCAAGCCCTAAGAGGAGTGCCTCTATTCCCGTAATCGTTCCCGAATGATTGACATCTGCTTCAGCAGGTTGACGCAAGATCTCGCTCATAAGACCGATCGGTGTTTGTGTAGAATCATCCGAATTATGTGTACTCTCGTCTTCCTGTTTTGCTATTTCTGTCTGTTGACGGTACATTTGATAAACAGATCGGATTCCGATTAGTACAATTAACAATCCTCCAGCTGCTTGAGCAATGCCTGGCGAAATAAAAGAAGACAGCCCGCGACCGATTTGCATGGATAAGAACAGAGCGGTCCCAGAACAAACCATAATAATCAGTATGGAACGTATAGGTACACACATCCGTCTTATCCCATAAGTCATCCCGGCACTTAATCCGTCCAGGCTTACTGTACATGCAAATGCCAACAGCGAGATGACCTTCATTATCCCTCAGCTCTATCCTGTACAAGCGCAGACTGATTCATCATGTCAGCCGTTCTCTGTGGCAGACGTGCCATTCCTTCCATTACTGAATTGTTAAAAACGAGATTGCCTGCCTGCATCCCAACCGTGCGCCCTACTCGATCACCAAGAAGTCCGCCTACAACTGATCCGACTACCGTACCAACGCCTGGAAAAATAGTCGTACCAAG includes the following:
- the ytaF gene encoding sporulation membrane protein YtaF; this translates as MKVISLLAFACTVSLDGLSAGMTYGIRRMCVPIRSILIIMVCSGTALFLSMQIGRGLSSFISPGIAQAAGGLLIVLIGIRSVYQMYRQQTEIAKQEDESTHNSDDSTQTPIGLMSEILRQPAEADVNHSGTITGIEALLLGLALSLDAFGAGIGAALIGYTPWLTALFIGISNGILLITGLRLGAMCRDIRWLSRANYLPGMLLILYGLIKVW